From the Leptolyngbyaceae cyanobacterium genome, one window contains:
- a CDS encoding ssl1498 family light-harvesting-like protein: protein MYTTNEEGILNNYAIEPKMSYSEYPSPEQQRRYALQGGVALLLITSLILIAFAA from the coding sequence ATGTATACCACCAACGAAGAAGGAATCCTCAACAACTACGCCATCGAGCCAAAAATGTCATACAGCGAGTACCCCTCACCAGAGCAGCAACGTCGCTATGCCCTTCAGGGTGGAGTTGCTTTACTACTAATTACTTCGCTAATCCTGATTGCTTTTGCAGCCTAA